The following coding sequences are from one Bufo bufo chromosome 2, aBufBuf1.1, whole genome shotgun sequence window:
- the SRD5A3 gene encoding polyprenol reductase, with the protein MLLLLLPPGLSVVAGFWLLLDVVFLSALFLHLLGDCSSRRSGLCSVFQDLVRYGKTKLGGRPAWLSCFDLPKRWFWHFYLLSVIWNGALLGLLVRSLLLGVRLPQWIQLLLNFFHKESEQKISDGELSTLLALSLLWIHSLRRLLECFYVSVYSGGVIHLAQYCLGIGYYLLLGITVLDHAQLDFKKVTVTELLLQLHWYHIVGGLLYIWASLHQNRCHVILANLRRDKSGKIVTMKHVMPSGDWFERVSCPHYFAEFLIYISIAFLFGLTHWTWWLLVLFVLFNQSLAAILCHEFYHQKFDSYPARRKALIPFVF; encoded by the exons atgttgctgctgctgctgccgcccggCCTCAGTGTGGTGGCCGGGTTCTGGCTGCTCCTGGACGTGGTCTTCCTGTCGGCGCTGTTCCTACACCTGCTCGGGGACTGCAGCAGCCGGCGCTCCGGCCTGTGCAGCGTCTTCCAGGATCTCGTCCGCTATGGAAAGACCAAGCTGGGCGGACGTCCTGCCTGGCTGAGCTGCTTCGACCTGCCCAAGAG GTGGTTTTGGCATTTCTATCTTTTGTCTGTCATCTGGAATGGAGCATTGCTGGGACTTCTAGTGCGGTCATTGCTGCTAGGTGTCCGCTTACCACAATGGATTCAGCTGTTACTTAACTTTTTCCATAAGGAGTCCGAACAAAAGATATCAG ATGGAGAACTTTCAACTCTTCTGGCTTTGTCCTTGCTATGGATACACAGTCTCAGACGGCTGCTTGAGTGTTTCTATGTGAGTGTCTACTCTGGTGGAGTCATCCATCTTGCTCAGTATTGTCTTGGCATTGGCTACTACCTACTGCTTGGGATAACTGTACTTGATCATGCACAACTGGATTTCAAAAAGG TGACTGTTACAGAACTCCTGCTGCAGCTGCACTGGTACCACATTGTCGGGGGTCTGCTTTACATCTGGGCGTCATTGCACCAGAATAGGTGTCATGTTATTCTCGCTAATCTCAGGAGGGATAAATCTG GTAAAATTGTCACCATGAAGCACGTGATGCCATCTGGAGACTGGTTTGAGAGAGTGTCCTGCCCACACTATTTTGCTGAGTTCTTGATTTACATTTCTATCGCATTCCTCTTTGGACTGACGCATTGGACATGGTGGCTGCtggttttatttgttttatttaacCAGTCGTTGGCTGCTATTTTATGCCATGAATTTTACCATCAGAAATTTGATTCATACCCTGCTCGCAGAAAAGCATTGATACCGTTTGTGTTCTAA